A single Lactuca sativa cultivar Salinas chromosome 8, Lsat_Salinas_v11, whole genome shotgun sequence DNA region contains:
- the LOC111911268 gene encoding DExH-box ATP-dependent RNA helicase DExH5, mitochondrial: MKDIPRPSSSGSVYVPPHHRLRSVVTTSAPAPAPAPVPVPVPVPVPAPLPDISSTPHAVLDNKTSFVSSSQSNINNRFTVPYPYLPPHQIIKSQAVAVSQEGPRREFDFSFHPGAYTSDIESWKWKLTTLINSKDKQELVSREKKDRRDYEQISALATSMGLHSHLYAKVLVISKVPLPNYRFDLDDKRPQREVALPEGLQKRVDAHLKEYLSFKAESMKGSQDDLISKTNSNGNIGSDEGFFELPELSSQGKAAIEKLLWRRSVQLQAEQQAWQESSDGWRMQQLRKNLPAYKERNTILNAISQNQVVIISGETGCGKTTQIPQFILESEIDSFRGATCSIICTQPRRISTMSVSERIATERGEKLGGTVGYKVRLEGIKGRDTRLLFCTTGILLRRLLVDRNLKDVTHVIVDEIHERGMNEDFLLIVLKELLPRRPELRLVLMSATLDANLFSTYFGGVPVVQIPGFTHPVHSYFLEDVLETTGYRLTAENQIDDYGQERTWKSNKQFIRKRKSQIASAVEEALGYADFRGYSPQTRDSMSCWNPDCMGFNLIEFLLLSICGSEKPGAVLVFMTGWDDISSLKEKLQANHLLGDANRVLLLACHGSMASSEQRQIFEKPENGVRKIVLATNMAETSITIDDVVFVIDCGKAKETSYDALNNTPCLLPAWISKVSAKQRRGRAGRVQPGECYHLYPRCVFNAFAEYQLPEILRTPLQSLCLQIKTLKLGSISEFLSKALQSPELLAVQNAIEYLKIIGALDENEDLTVLGRYLTMLPVEPKLGKMLILGAILNCLDPILTVVAGLSVRDPFLAPLDKKELAEAAKAQFSRDHSDHFALVRAYEGWKVAEHALGGYEYCWKNFLSAQSMKAIDSLRREFLSLLKDTGLVDGNMVIFNAWSYDENLIRAIICYGLYPGISSIVHNEKSFSLKTMEDGQVLLHSNSVNSRDLRIPFPWLVFNEKIKVNSVFLRDTTAVSDSVLLLFGGSISKGDIDGHLKMLGGYLEFFMEPSLAEMYLNLRKELDELFQYKLLNPKLDLHTHHELLSAVRLLLPEDQSIGRFVFNRQVLYNNSKPYIASVPPPPPPPQQPQTQPPHLLPVSRVESGPGGDNSKSQLQTLLTRAGYPAPIYRTSQLPNNQFRSVCEFNGLQITGHPCHNKKQAEKDAAAEAIDHLIGGTHASMLKKSKTNHN, translated from the exons ATGAAGGACATACCGCGTCCGTCTTCGTCCGGCTCCGTGTACGTGCCTCCGCACCATCGCCTTCGCTCCGTCGTCACTACCTCTGCCCCTGCCCCTGCCCCTGCCCCTGTCCCTGTCCCTGTCCCTGTCCCTGTCCCTGCCCCTCTACCCGATATCTCATCTACTCCCCATGCTGTTCTTGACAACAAAACCTCTTTTGTTAGTTCATCTCAGAGCAatattaacaataggtttacagTTCCTTATCCTTACTTGCCTCCTCACCAAATTATAAAATCTCAGGCCGTTGCCGTCTCTCAAGAAGGCCCCCGTCGCGAATTCGATTTCTCTTTCCATCCT GGTGCTTACACATCTGATATAGAATCTTGGAAGTGGAAGCTAACAACACTAATAAACAGCAAGGATAAACAAGAACTGGTTTCAAGGGAAAAAAAAGACAGGCGTGACTATGAACAAATATCAGCCCTCGCAACTAGCATGGGTTTGCACAG CCATTTGTATGCCAAAGTGCTTGTCATTAGCAAGGTTCCATTGCCAAACTACCGATTTGATCTTGATGATAAACGCCCTCAGAGGGAGGTGGCCTTGCCTGAGGGGTTGCAAAAGAGAGTTGATGCTCATTTGAAAGAATATCTTTCTTTTAAGGCTGAAAGTATGAAAGGGTCTCAAGATGATTTGATTTCAAAGACAAATAGCAATGGTAACATTGGTAGTGATGAAGGTTTCTTTGAGCTACCAGAGTTGTCATCACAAGGCAAGGCTGCCATTGAGAAACTCCTTTGGAGGAGGAGTGTGCAACTGCAGGCTGAACAACAAGCTTGGCAG GAATCTTCAGATGGTTGGAGGATGCAACAGCTTCGTAAAAATCTCCCTGCTTACAAAGAGAGAAATACAATATTAAATGCCATTTCACAGAATCAG GTTGTTATCATCTCAGGTGAAACCGGTTGTGGGAAAACAACACAGATTCCTCAGTTTATTCTAGAATCAGAGATTGATTCTTTTCGTGGGGCCACATGTAGTATCATATGCACTCAACCTAGACGTATTTCCACCATGTCTGTTTCAGAAAGAATTGCCACAGAGAGAGGCGAAAAATTGGGTGGAACT GTTGGATATAAAGTTCGGTTAGAGGGTATAAAAGGAAGAGACACCCGACTTCTGTTTTGCACTACAGGAATCTTGTTGAGAAGATTACTTGTTGATAGAAACTTGAAAGATGTTACTCATGTTATTGTAGATGAGATTCATGAACGTGGCATGAATGAAG ATTTTCTGCTTATTGTTTTGAAAGAATTACTTCCTAGAAGGCCAGAATTAAGGCTTGTTTTGATGAGTGCAACATTGGATGCAAATCTTTTTTCAACCTACTTTGGTGGTGTTCCAGTGGTTCAGATTCCg GGTTTTACGCACCCTGTGCATTCCTATTTTCTTGAAGATGTTCTGGAAACAACTGGATACAGATTGACAGCAGAGAATCAAATCGATGATTATGGTCAAGAAAGAACATGGAAATCAAATAAACAATTTATAAGAAAAAGGAAAAGTCAAATTGCTTCAGCTGTTGAGGAGGCACTTGGATATGCTGACTTTAGAGGCTATAGTCCACAAACACGGGATTCTATGTCATGTTGGAACCCTGATTGCATGGGATTCAATCTCATTGAGTTTCTGCTATTGAGTATATGTGGGAGTGAAAAGCCAGGGGcagttttggtatttatgactggGTGGGATGACATAAGCTCTTTGAAGGAAAAGTTACAAGCAAATCATCTTTTAGGGGATGCAAATCGAGTTTTGTTGCTTGCATGTCATGGCTCTATGGCCAGCTCAGAACAG AGACAAATATTTGAAAAGCCAGAAAATGGGGTGAGAAAGATAGTTTTGGCTACAAATATGGCTGAAACAAGTATCacaatagatgatgttgtttTTGTTATTGATTGTGGAAAAGCTAAAGAAACATCATATGATGCTTTGAATAATACCCCTTGTCTCCTTCCTGCTTGGATATCAAAAGTTTCTGCTAAACAA AGGCGAGGTCGAGCAGGGCGTGTTCAGCCAGGAGAATGTTACCATTTATACCCTCGATGTGTCTTCAATGCTTTTGCAGAATATCAGTTGCCTGAAATACTGAGAACACCTCTTCAGTCACTTTGTCTTCAAATAAAAACTTTAAAACTTGGAAGTATTTCTGAATTCTTATCTAAAGCTCTACAATCACCCGAGTTATTAGCA GTTCAAAATGCCATTGAGTATCTCAAGATTATTGGTGCTTTAGATGAGAATGAAGATCTAACTGTGCTCG GTCGTTATTTGACAATGCTTCCTGTGGAGCCGAAACTTGGAAAAATGTTGATTTTGGGAGCAATTCTTAATTGCCTTGATCCAATACTCACAGTTGTTGCTGGACTTAGTGTCAGAGATCCTTTTTTAGCACCTTTAGATAAAAAAGAA CTGGCGGAGGCGGCGAAAGCGCAATTTTCGCGAGATCATagtgaccattttgcccttgtgAGGGCGTATGAGGGTTGGAAAGTGGCTGAACATGCACTTGGTGGGTATGAATATTGTTGGAAGAATTTTCTGTCTGCTCAGTCCATGAAAGCTATTGATTCTTTGAGAAGGGAGTTTTTATCTTTGCTTAAAGATACTGGTCTTGTCGATGGCAATATGGTCATTTTCAATGCTTGGAGTTATGACGAAAATCTCATTCGCGCAATCATCTGCTACGGCTTGTATCCCGGAATTTCCTCCATTgtc CATAATGAAAAATCGTTCTCGCTGAAAACCATGGAGGATGGTCAGGTGCTTTTACACTCG AACTCGGTTAATTCCCGGGATTTGAGAATTCCATTCCCGTGGTTGGTCTTTAATGAAAAGATCAAAGTGAACTCTGTTTTTCTCCGAGATACAACTGCTGTTTCCGATTCCGTCCTGCTACTGTTCGGTGGAAGCATCTCAAAAGGCGATATT GATGGGCACTTGAAAATGTTGGGAGGATACTTGGAGTTCTTCATGGAACCTTCATTGGCTGAAATGTATCTCAACTTAAGAAAAGAGCTCGATGAGTTATTCCAGTATAAA CTATTGAATCCCAAATTGGATTTACACACACACCACGAGCTTTTATCCGCCGTGCGCTTACTCCTCCCAGAAGATCAATCCATTGGCAGATTCGTATTCAACCGCCAGGTTTTATACAACAATTCAAAACCATACATCGCGTCtgtacctccaccaccaccaccaccacaacaacCACAAACACAACCGCCACACCTGCTGCCAGTGTCCAGGGTGGAAAGTGGTCCAGGTGGCGACAATTCAAAAAGTCAACTCCAGACACTACTGACCCGGGCAGGGTACCCTGCCCCAATCTACCGAACAAGCCAGCTGCCAAACAACCAGTTTAGGTCAGTTTGTGAATTCAATGGCTTGCAGATTACAGGCCACCCTTGTCACAACAAGAAACAAGCTGAAAAAGATGCTGCAGCCGAGGCTATAGATCATCTCATTGGTGGGACCCACGCGTCAATGCTTAAGAAAAGCAAGACAAACCACAACTAG